Proteins from a genomic interval of uncultured Desulfuromusa sp.:
- a CDS encoding radical SAM protein encodes MRILLVNPPNCGRSMPEELYGITSLKQIFRGEPLALETLAGNLIQHDVEILDLKVNPDGLHSRLTSFAPDLVGFTAMTCEANTVIKLAGEVRQNSAAKIVVGGIHASTDPEFFNCEVIDWVVIGLGKQSFPELVEAIERDQNTEIPGIARSTKAKKPLSWQPRKYNQSDLVNNAAPRYDLVENYRSHYTLQTLGLKMGLVSSALGCPYDCNFCCIYPLTGGRYLTADIETVIRDILTLEQTPVIRLVDANSFGNPSHAWKLAEAIEKAGIHKQYLADVRSDMVVRQPQLLKRWKEIGLRAVVIGFEEIDDNALSQMNKENSAATNREAIAILHQLGLTIVGDFIISPDYTEQQFDQLHDFVCEQAIDLPMHTILTPLPGTKLHHQVQSQIKIHDLDYYTLTNAVMPTRLNEKLFYQRYASLLHTGHSNAKV; translated from the coding sequence ATGCGTATTCTACTCGTTAATCCTCCAAACTGTGGTCGCAGCATGCCAGAAGAACTCTACGGAATTACATCCCTCAAACAGATTTTCCGGGGAGAACCTCTGGCACTGGAAACCCTTGCCGGGAACTTGATTCAACACGATGTGGAGATTCTCGATCTCAAAGTCAATCCAGATGGACTACACAGCCGCCTCACCTCTTTCGCACCGGATTTAGTTGGGTTCACCGCCATGACCTGTGAGGCCAATACCGTCATCAAGCTCGCCGGGGAAGTGCGTCAAAATAGCGCAGCAAAAATTGTAGTCGGAGGGATACACGCGTCAACTGATCCGGAATTTTTCAATTGTGAGGTGATTGACTGGGTTGTTATCGGCCTGGGAAAACAGAGCTTTCCGGAACTCGTTGAAGCTATTGAGAGGGATCAAAACACCGAAATTCCCGGCATTGCCCGCAGTACAAAGGCAAAAAAGCCTTTATCCTGGCAGCCTCGGAAATACAACCAGAGCGACCTTGTAAATAACGCAGCACCAAGATACGACCTGGTTGAAAACTACCGTTCACATTATACGTTGCAAACTCTAGGGTTAAAAATGGGGCTGGTTTCGAGTGCCCTGGGTTGCCCGTACGATTGCAACTTCTGCTGTATTTACCCGCTCACAGGTGGACGTTACCTGACAGCAGACATTGAAACGGTGATCCGTGATATTCTCACCCTTGAACAGACCCCGGTGATCCGCCTCGTTGATGCCAACAGTTTCGGCAATCCGTCCCATGCCTGGAAACTAGCAGAAGCAATTGAGAAAGCGGGGATCCACAAACAGTATCTGGCCGATGTCCGCTCTGATATGGTGGTCCGCCAACCGCAACTTCTCAAACGCTGGAAAGAAATTGGCCTGCGAGCTGTCGTTATCGGTTTTGAAGAGATAGATGATAACGCCCTGAGTCAAATGAACAAGGAAAACAGTGCCGCAACGAACCGCGAAGCTATTGCCATCCTGCATCAGCTCGGCCTGACTATCGTTGGTGATTTTATCATTTCACCAGACTATACTGAGCAACAATTTGATCAGTTGCATGACTTTGTTTGTGAACAAGCGATAGATTTGCCGATGCACACAATCCTGACGCCACTGCCGGGGACAAAACTCCATCACCAAGTACAATCACAGATAAAGATCCATGATCTTGATTACTACACCTTGACCAATGCCGTGATGCCAACCCGGCTCAATGAAAAACTTTTTTACCAGCGCTATGCCAGTTTGCTCCACACCGGCCACAGCAACGCAAAGGTTTAA
- a CDS encoding beta-ketoacyl-ACP synthase III, which produces MSVYITDLATFLPNQPVANEQMEGILGLVNQLPSRTRRIILRNNKIKTRYYAIDPKTGLPTHSNAGLSAGAVRKLRPYEHFTLEDIECLCCGTSSPDQILPGHAPMVHGELGGSPCEVLSAAGVCTAGMSALKYAWMNVAMGLSKNAVATGSELASSFMHARMCGEIDPDKAAQLESEPGLSFEADFLRWMLSDGAGAAFLSSDPSPQGISLRIDWIDLISYANEMETCMYAGADKLEDGTIRGWREPASLANAIANHTFMIKQDVKLLNKEVITFAVERALAELVVKHNLSAEAIDWFLPHYSSAYFRDDLRNRMEKIGLPIPTERWFTNLATKGNTGSASIYIMLEELFHSGQLKKGEKLLCFIPESGRFSMCYMMLTVC; this is translated from the coding sequence ATGTCTGTTTATATTACCGATCTCGCCACATTCCTCCCCAACCAACCTGTTGCCAATGAACAGATGGAAGGGATCCTTGGTCTCGTCAATCAACTGCCATCGCGCACGCGGCGAATCATCTTGCGCAACAATAAAATTAAAACCCGCTATTATGCTATTGATCCGAAAACGGGATTACCAACCCATAGTAATGCCGGATTGAGCGCTGGAGCCGTCAGAAAGTTGCGGCCCTACGAACATTTCACTCTCGAAGATATTGAATGCCTCTGTTGCGGTACTTCCAGCCCGGATCAGATATTACCGGGACATGCACCTATGGTCCACGGTGAGCTTGGCGGGAGCCCTTGTGAAGTTCTCAGTGCAGCAGGCGTCTGTACTGCAGGGATGAGTGCATTGAAATATGCGTGGATGAATGTTGCTATGGGATTATCAAAAAATGCCGTGGCAACGGGATCTGAACTGGCTTCTTCCTTCATGCATGCACGGATGTGTGGAGAAATCGATCCGGATAAGGCCGCACAACTGGAATCCGAACCAGGACTCAGCTTTGAAGCCGATTTTCTCCGTTGGATGCTCTCAGATGGAGCAGGGGCTGCTTTTCTCAGCAGCGATCCTTCTCCTCAGGGGATTTCATTGCGAATCGACTGGATTGACCTTATCTCCTATGCCAATGAGATGGAAACCTGTATGTACGCCGGCGCAGACAAGCTTGAGGATGGAACCATCCGCGGTTGGCGGGAACCTGCAAGCCTTGCTAATGCAATAGCTAATCATACGTTCATGATCAAGCAGGACGTCAAACTGCTCAATAAAGAGGTTATCACTTTTGCGGTGGAGAGGGCTTTGGCGGAACTCGTTGTTAAACACAACTTAAGTGCAGAGGCTATTGACTGGTTTTTACCCCATTACTCATCGGCCTATTTTCGCGACGACTTGCGTAATAGAATGGAAAAAATTGGCTTACCAATCCCGACGGAACGCTGGTTTACCAACCTTGCCACCAAGGGAAATACCGGATCAGCTTCAATCTACATTATGCTTGAAGAACTGTTTCACTCAGGGCAACTGAAAAAGGGGGAAAAGCTCCTTTGTTTCATCCCCGAGAGTGGTCGCTTCTCCATGTGCTACATGATGCTCACGGTCTGTTAG
- a CDS encoding alpha/beta hydrolase, whose translation MCCRRKILRVTYLPLFVFCLLLLPGSLVTASDWPVERMVSEPVFGGQVFLREAGVSNPQLLLLIHGIGNNAGNLWDELLPVLAQKYHVVAPDLPGFGRSDKDNHLYSPAAYAEFLDGLIKGLPEKPVILVGHSLGGAVALMYAARYGPALDRLVLIDSVGLLHRLAVSQNFARQLLQFDAPFTPSTVENSLGSIAGLLLEKTSHLPLDPSLILSFPLLREKFLAADPTRIAALALVETDYSLLLARVLTPTWLIWGAKDEIASLRIAKVLDWTLPQVKLTILPEQGHSPMLDDVENFKPALWQALQESPMDKNPLPVAAKAKQGRCDQENGKIFSGYYSSLRIGNCRGVLLRNAVVADLEIVDSQVMIETSTLQGSSHQPALSLLRSNVVISGADIIAETGVILNQSRIDLAGVRFIGTRNAVKGEGNPSSVLCSSSVKRFNGVVEALHLSRSIQDGDSL comes from the coding sequence GTGTGCTGCCGGAGAAAAATTCTCCGGGTGACCTATCTTCCTCTGTTTGTTTTTTGTCTGCTTCTGCTTCCCGGCTCTTTGGTAACCGCCTCAGATTGGCCGGTGGAAAGGATGGTTTCCGAGCCGGTTTTTGGCGGGCAAGTCTTTCTTCGTGAGGCTGGGGTTAGCAACCCGCAACTCCTTCTGCTGATCCATGGCATTGGCAATAACGCTGGAAACTTATGGGATGAGTTGCTGCCGGTTCTGGCACAAAAATACCATGTTGTGGCACCGGATCTTCCCGGCTTTGGCCGTTCAGATAAGGACAACCACCTCTACTCTCCAGCAGCGTATGCGGAATTTTTAGATGGATTGATCAAAGGTTTACCAGAAAAACCGGTGATTTTGGTTGGTCACTCTCTGGGGGGTGCAGTTGCTCTGATGTATGCTGCACGCTACGGGCCTGCACTTGATCGACTGGTTTTAATTGATTCGGTCGGCTTGTTACATCGGTTGGCGGTGAGTCAGAATTTTGCCCGTCAACTTCTTCAATTCGATGCTCCGTTCACGCCTTCCACAGTTGAAAATTCCCTCGGTTCTATAGCCGGTTTGTTATTGGAAAAAACCTCACATCTGCCTCTTGATCCGAGCCTGATATTGTCTTTTCCGCTTCTGCGTGAGAAATTTCTGGCAGCAGATCCAACTCGAATAGCAGCTCTTGCCCTGGTTGAAACAGATTATTCCCTTCTGCTTGCACGGGTTTTGACTCCGACCTGGTTAATCTGGGGGGCGAAGGATGAAATTGCATCGTTACGGATTGCAAAAGTACTGGATTGGACTCTGCCGCAAGTGAAACTGACGATTTTGCCGGAACAGGGTCATTCTCCCATGCTTGATGATGTTGAGAATTTCAAGCCGGCATTATGGCAGGCATTACAGGAATCCCCTATGGATAAAAACCCGCTGCCGGTTGCTGCCAAGGCCAAGCAGGGACGCTGTGATCAGGAGAACGGCAAAATATTCTCGGGCTACTATTCTTCATTACGGATCGGTAACTGTCGTGGCGTTCTGCTGAGGAATGCTGTGGTGGCTGACCTGGAGATCGTCGATTCACAGGTGATGATTGAAACATCAACATTGCAGGGATCATCTCATCAACCTGCTCTTTCCTTGTTGCGGTCCAATGTTGTTATTTCCGGAGCTGATATCATTGCGGAAACGGGTGTGATTTTAAACCAGAGTCGTATTGATTTGGCAGGGGTTCGTTTTATCGGCACCCGGAATGCTGTCAAGGGAGAGGGGAATCCCTCTTCAGTTCTTTGTTCCAGCTCCGTTAAGCGTTTTAATGGTGTTGTGGAAGCGCTGCATCTAAGTCGATCGATACAGGATGGAGACAGCCTGTAA
- a CDS encoding phosphopantetheine-binding protein, which produces MSSTLEYELAEMIIDFCNVEDVSAEDISPETPLIGPDSPFGLDSLDAVEVVVAVQKTYGVRIGGEKSSREVLQSLRTLAEFISREQKGG; this is translated from the coding sequence ATGAGTAGCACTTTGGAATATGAACTGGCTGAAATGATCATTGATTTTTGTAATGTTGAGGATGTCTCAGCGGAGGATATTTCTCCAGAAACCCCTCTGATAGGTCCAGATTCCCCTTTCGGACTCGATTCTCTTGATGCTGTTGAGGTTGTTGTTGCGGTGCAGAAGACCTACGGTGTACGGATTGGCGGTGAAAAGAGCAGCCGTGAGGTGTTGCAATCACTGCGGACCCTGGCTGAATTTATATCCCGGGAGCAAAAGGGAGGCTGA
- a CDS encoding ABC transporter permease has product MLLLANIKKELLLLSRDRLSLLVLFVMPMVLVLILSLVQDDLFRATGGAPTTALFVNLDAGESGLELRHSLQANGALNLVEERAGKAVDEKLARQAVFNGDYQFAIIVPATFTDEINQAAEASVLAALNHEDPPDSSSQIVIIFDPAVRGVYRSAVVNALRLGVMGLELSRKSSIFERLLPEKLQRNMAEQMGGAVPVSLLPEMPQLSFEWAGQQLITLDEELASPEKYATLPTSVQQNVPAWTLFGMFFIVIPLAGTLIRERQEGTLTRLMTMPVTSSSLLLGKITAHLLICMVQFGLMLMTGRFLLPLFGTPVLDLGSAPLTLLLVAISAALAACGYGILVGVIARSYDQAAIFGSVSIVIAAALGGVMVPIYVMPRFMQSLSVISPLGWGLDAFLDIFVRDGNLVTVFPRVVALIGFFLLCMIVAMVIFQRWRRGN; this is encoded by the coding sequence ATGCTGCTTCTGGCAAATATAAAAAAAGAACTGCTGCTGCTCAGTCGCGATCGGCTCAGTTTGCTGGTTCTGTTTGTGATGCCGATGGTGTTGGTTCTGATCCTCTCTTTGGTTCAGGATGACCTGTTTCGGGCGACGGGTGGGGCTCCGACAACGGCCCTCTTTGTGAATCTGGATGCGGGGGAATCAGGGCTTGAATTACGCCACAGTCTGCAAGCGAACGGCGCTCTGAATCTGGTGGAAGAACGGGCCGGAAAAGCTGTTGATGAGAAGTTAGCACGCCAGGCTGTCTTTAACGGAGACTATCAGTTCGCAATTATTGTCCCGGCAACATTTACAGATGAAATCAATCAGGCCGCTGAAGCGTCGGTTCTGGCTGCATTGAATCATGAAGATCCTCCCGATAGTTCCAGTCAGATAGTCATTATTTTTGATCCTGCCGTTCGAGGCGTTTACCGCAGTGCTGTGGTGAATGCTCTGCGACTCGGAGTCATGGGCCTGGAACTCTCACGTAAAAGTTCTATTTTCGAGCGGCTCTTGCCGGAAAAACTGCAACGCAATATGGCTGAACAAATGGGAGGAGCTGTTCCTGTCAGTCTGCTGCCGGAGATGCCACAGCTTTCTTTTGAATGGGCAGGGCAACAATTAATTACACTAGACGAAGAATTGGCGTCACCGGAAAAATATGCAACCTTGCCAACTTCAGTCCAGCAGAACGTTCCGGCATGGACCCTGTTTGGTATGTTTTTTATTGTTATTCCTCTGGCGGGTACGCTGATTCGTGAACGTCAGGAAGGAACTTTGACTCGCTTGATGACGATGCCGGTGACCAGTAGTAGCCTGTTGTTGGGAAAAATCACTGCTCATCTGCTGATTTGTATGGTCCAATTCGGCTTGATGTTGATGACGGGAAGATTTCTTCTGCCCCTTTTTGGAACCCCAGTGCTGGACCTTGGCTCTGCACCCTTGACTTTGTTGTTGGTCGCTATCAGTGCGGCTCTTGCAGCCTGTGGTTATGGAATTCTGGTTGGGGTTATCGCCCGGAGTTATGATCAGGCCGCTATCTTTGGTTCTGTCTCCATTGTCATTGCCGCGGCTCTGGGTGGAGTGATGGTGCCGATTTATGTAATGCCACGGTTTATGCAGAGTCTGAGCGTCATCTCTCCTCTGGGTTGGGGACTTGATGCCTTTCTGGATATCTTTGTACGGGACGGTAATTTGGTGACGGTTTTCCCTCGTGTTGTCGCATTAATCGGGTTTTTTCTGCTGTGCATGATCGTTGCTATGGTGATCTTTCAGCGCTGGCGACGGGGGAACTGA
- a CDS encoding ABC transporter ATP-binding protein has protein sequence MTDIVLSTENLAKSYAGSDRPAINGLSLKVRRGQVFGLLGPNGAGKTTTISILCTLLQPCSGNATILGHDVVRQAAEVRRKIGLVPQDIALYGSLTARENLRYFARIFQLSGKKIEERIAKCLDLAELQDCADQRVSTYSGGMKRRANLAAGILHQPEILFLDEPTVGIDAQSRYLILERLVELNRQGVTLIYTTHYMEEAQQICDEVAIVDGGQMIACGHPTQLVKESHGCENLEGLFLQLTGKQLRDRVE, from the coding sequence GTGACTGATATCGTCCTTTCGACAGAGAATTTGGCGAAAAGCTACGCCGGGAGCGATCGCCCCGCCATTAATGGTTTGTCGCTAAAGGTCCGGCGGGGGCAGGTTTTTGGTCTGCTTGGTCCTAATGGGGCGGGGAAAACCACGACCATCTCAATTCTTTGTACTCTGCTGCAGCCTTGTTCCGGAAACGCCACAATCCTTGGTCACGATGTTGTTCGACAGGCTGCAGAAGTTCGGCGTAAGATTGGCCTCGTTCCCCAGGATATCGCCCTGTATGGTAGCTTGACGGCGCGGGAAAATTTACGTTATTTCGCAAGAATTTTTCAGCTTTCCGGAAAGAAGATCGAGGAGCGGATTGCAAAGTGTCTGGATCTTGCGGAGCTGCAGGATTGCGCTGACCAGCGAGTTTCTACCTATTCGGGAGGAATGAAGCGTCGTGCTAACCTGGCTGCCGGGATTCTTCATCAACCTGAAATCCTGTTTCTGGATGAGCCAACGGTGGGAATTGATGCACAATCCCGCTATTTGATCCTGGAGCGTTTGGTGGAACTGAATCGCCAGGGTGTGACCCTTATTTATACGACTCACTATATGGAAGAGGCCCAGCAGATTTGCGATGAAGTGGCGATTGTCGACGGTGGTCAAATGATTGCCTGTGGGCATCCGACCCAGTTGGTCAAAGAATCGCACGGATGTGAAAATCTTGAAGGGCTATTTTTGCAGCTCACTGGAAAACAACTGCGTGACCGAGTGGAATGA
- a CDS encoding BtrH N-terminal domain-containing protein has protein sequence MKINFPHRQFAHCESGVTANLLNYHGFPCSEAMAFGIGGGLFFAYVPFIKLNFLPLTTFRTGPGSIFLKTTKRLGIEIKREKFSNPVIAEQRLDRLLEEGRPVGAQTGVFWLPFFPPAYRFHFNGHNLVVIGKEGHDYLISDPIFEETVRCPAADLRKARFAKGALAPKGKLYYIETMPQEFDLPQAVMAGIKEVCRGMLKTPVPLAGVRGIRLLARQLVKWPGKFDEKQTLLYLGHVIRMQEEIGTGGGGFRFIYAAFLQEAAEVLENDALLDLSKHCTEIGDLWRDFALLASRVCKGRAEIEDTFDDLSQLLLQCAAEEKVLFSDLLRVVCD, from the coding sequence GTGAAAATTAATTTTCCTCATCGCCAATTTGCTCACTGCGAAAGTGGTGTTACCGCAAACCTTTTAAATTATCACGGGTTCCCTTGTTCCGAAGCGATGGCTTTTGGTATAGGTGGCGGGCTGTTTTTTGCTTATGTGCCATTTATCAAGCTCAATTTCTTGCCCCTGACAACGTTCCGAACCGGTCCTGGCAGTATCTTTTTGAAGACAACCAAAAGGCTTGGGATTGAGATCAAAAGAGAAAAATTCAGCAATCCTGTTATCGCGGAGCAAAGACTTGACAGGCTTCTTGAAGAGGGGCGTCCTGTCGGTGCACAGACCGGAGTGTTCTGGCTGCCGTTTTTCCCTCCGGCTTACAGATTTCATTTTAACGGACACAATCTGGTGGTTATCGGCAAAGAAGGTCATGATTATTTGATCAGTGATCCGATTTTTGAAGAGACAGTCCGTTGCCCTGCTGCGGATTTGCGTAAGGCCCGTTTTGCAAAAGGGGCTCTTGCTCCCAAAGGGAAACTTTACTATATCGAAACAATGCCGCAGGAGTTTGATTTGCCGCAGGCGGTGATGGCTGGAATCAAAGAGGTCTGCCGGGGAATGTTGAAAACCCCGGTGCCGCTGGCTGGAGTGCGCGGTATCCGTTTGCTGGCTCGACAGTTGGTTAAGTGGCCCGGCAAATTTGATGAGAAGCAGACGTTACTCTATCTTGGTCATGTGATCCGTATGCAGGAAGAGATTGGTACCGGTGGCGGTGGTTTCCGGTTTATTTATGCGGCTTTTCTTCAGGAAGCAGCTGAGGTGTTGGAAAACGACGCGTTGCTTGATTTATCAAAGCACTGCACCGAGATTGGTGATCTCTGGCGTGATTTTGCATTGCTGGCATCACGAGTCTGCAAGGGGCGAGCTGAAATTGAAGACACTTTTGATGATCTGTCACAACTGCTCCTGCAATGTGCCGCCGAGGAGAAAGTTTTGTTCAGTGATCTGCTGAGGGTGGTGTGTGACTGA
- a CDS encoding acyloxyacyl hydrolase, with amino-acid sequence MPILIFAFVLGCFLSVAPPVHAQDEDLRSYVPNRYGVALLVGKAYDPDTIGLLLLQSQVLVDYDRIVWHDAPESLRLKLEFNAGSTTDGRHRALLSIDMLALNYLDRLRTGRLRPYAEAGIGLIYTDFQVQDQGSRINFNPQFGVGLEYSLKNGHALTLGFRLHHLSNGNLLKDNRGVNSALFQVGYLF; translated from the coding sequence ATGCCGATTCTGATTTTTGCTTTTGTCCTCGGCTGTTTTCTGAGCGTTGCTCCACCGGTTCATGCCCAGGATGAAGACCTCAGATCGTATGTTCCTAATCGCTACGGTGTTGCGCTCTTAGTCGGCAAGGCTTACGACCCTGATACGATCGGTTTGTTGTTGCTGCAAAGTCAGGTGCTGGTTGATTATGATCGTATCGTCTGGCATGACGCTCCGGAGTCGCTGCGGCTTAAACTTGAATTCAACGCTGGATCGACGACTGATGGCCGTCACCGGGCACTGCTGTCCATCGACATGTTGGCGTTGAATTATCTCGATCGTTTGCGGACCGGTCGCTTGCGCCCCTACGCTGAGGCAGGGATCGGTTTGATTTATACCGATTTTCAAGTGCAGGATCAGGGCTCAAGGATTAATTTTAATCCTCAGTTTGGAGTTGGACTGGAATACTCTCTGAAAAACGGCCACGCACTGACTCTGGGGTTCCGCCTTCATCATCTCTCCAACGGAAACCTGTTAAAGGATAACCGTGGTGTCAATTCAGCTTTGTTTCAGGTGGGGTATTTGTTCTGA
- a CDS encoding beta-ketoacyl synthase N-terminal-like domain-containing protein, whose protein sequence is MRMAIQGIGMTGGFGSGVEALRAALQSGEVSPAPGPDGFPVYRAGVAGLDEFIPKRALRRIDHFSRMTLLSACLALKDADLFDADRSRMGVAIASGYGALKTTFNFLDSYLDFGYSCSSPTHFSNSVHNSAAAHVSIQLKTTAPSLTVTQFEMSVPSALLSAQQWLAEGRVDQVLFGAVDESCEVLSYCRQQFFGAAERGPLQPFAFSEQSAVTGEGAVFFVLTRADDAAPYGCIDEVVLGNHLISPVNLAADDLLIIGADGHKECGSYYAELLNGCGASASAYAALYGSFPAAAGFDLAAAAVSLGDRLLYASPDPGVPVATSALTTQKLDQESLACLKFGSGGDYGLIRLSS, encoded by the coding sequence ATGCGTATGGCAATTCAGGGTATCGGGATGACCGGTGGTTTTGGCAGCGGGGTTGAGGCATTACGTGCCGCATTGCAATCCGGTGAAGTGTCCCCTGCTCCGGGGCCAGATGGCTTCCCTGTCTATCGGGCGGGAGTCGCTGGTCTGGATGAATTTATTCCGAAACGGGCATTGCGCCGAATTGATCATTTTTCACGGATGACCTTGCTCAGTGCATGCCTGGCACTTAAAGATGCAGATCTTTTTGATGCGGACCGTTCCCGTATGGGGGTTGCCATTGCGTCGGGGTATGGCGCTTTGAAGACCACCTTTAATTTCCTCGATTCGTATCTTGATTTTGGTTATTCGTGTAGTTCACCAACCCATTTTTCCAACTCAGTCCATAACTCAGCTGCTGCACATGTCTCCATTCAATTAAAAACAACAGCACCAAGTTTGACAGTGACTCAATTTGAGATGTCTGTCCCGTCAGCATTGCTGAGTGCACAACAATGGTTGGCAGAAGGGCGGGTGGATCAGGTTTTGTTTGGTGCTGTCGATGAATCCTGCGAGGTTTTGAGCTACTGTCGTCAGCAATTTTTCGGAGCCGCTGAAAGGGGACCGCTACAGCCGTTTGCTTTTTCTGAGCAGAGTGCTGTCACGGGCGAAGGGGCTGTATTTTTTGTTCTGACGCGTGCAGATGATGCTGCGCCCTATGGTTGTATTGATGAAGTTGTTCTTGGAAATCATCTCATCTCTCCAGTTAACTTGGCAGCGGATGATTTATTGATTATCGGTGCAGATGGTCACAAGGAGTGTGGTTCCTATTATGCAGAGTTGCTCAACGGCTGTGGGGCTTCAGCTTCAGCTTATGCAGCTCTGTACGGCAGTTTTCCTGCAGCGGCAGGATTTGATCTGGCCGCTGCTGCGGTGTCGTTAGGAGACCGTCTCCTTTATGCGTCCCCGGATCCGGGTGTACCTGTGGCGACATCGGCTCTCACAACGCAGAAACTGGATCAGGAATCGCTGGCCTGCCTCAAGTTCGGTTCCGGAGGTGATTACGGTCTGATCCGGTTATCCAGTTGA
- a CDS encoding beta-ketoacyl-[acyl-carrier-protein] synthase family protein, whose translation MSYPVLELRDEFKLPLDHQETVYARTSQLALAAALEALADAGWTAENLRGKRVGVCIGTTVGCSLNCDDFYRAFKDAGGDPDMGIIQRFLRSNPAAVIARQLKLDGPKQTVVNACSSGTEAIGIGASWLRAGACDIVIAGGADELARVTYAGFSSLMISDTEPCKPFDVERKGLNLGEGAGILILESEAVRKNKARGYLLGYGSASDAYHLTAPHPDGTGLKQALSEAFSVAAVTPEMISFINAHGTGTPDNDRVECRVLNEVLPGIPFLSTKGYTGHTLGAAGGIEAAFTVACLQREELPASIGFSTVDPELSATPVIKNTRISGDIALSESLAFGGNNGVLIFSKGDA comes from the coding sequence GTGAGCTACCCCGTACTCGAGCTGCGCGATGAATTTAAGTTGCCACTCGATCATCAGGAAACGGTCTATGCCCGCACCAGTCAGTTAGCGCTGGCCGCGGCATTGGAAGCGTTAGCTGACGCCGGATGGACAGCAGAGAATTTGCGGGGAAAACGGGTTGGCGTCTGCATCGGCACAACCGTTGGTTGTTCGCTCAATTGTGATGATTTCTATCGTGCCTTTAAAGATGCCGGTGGCGACCCCGATATGGGGATCATCCAGCGATTTCTGCGCAGTAATCCGGCGGCAGTGATAGCCCGGCAACTTAAACTCGATGGTCCGAAACAGACTGTCGTCAACGCCTGCTCGTCAGGAACGGAAGCAATCGGTATCGGTGCCTCATGGCTGAGAGCCGGTGCTTGCGATATTGTCATTGCCGGAGGTGCTGATGAACTGGCAAGAGTGACTTACGCCGGATTCAGCTCATTGATGATCAGTGATACTGAACCCTGTAAACCGTTTGATGTTGAGCGCAAAGGTTTGAATCTTGGTGAGGGTGCCGGGATATTAATTCTGGAAAGTGAAGCTGTCCGGAAAAACAAAGCGCGCGGTTACCTTTTGGGATATGGCTCTGCATCCGATGCCTATCATCTGACCGCTCCGCATCCCGACGGAACAGGCCTTAAGCAGGCTTTGTCTGAAGCTTTTTCTGTTGCTGCGGTCACCCCGGAAATGATCTCTTTTATTAACGCCCACGGGACGGGAACTCCTGATAATGATCGGGTTGAGTGCCGGGTGTTGAATGAAGTCTTACCCGGAATTCCTTTTCTCTCCACAAAAGGTTATACAGGGCATACTCTGGGGGCTGCAGGTGGAATTGAAGCGGCCTTTACCGTTGCCTGTCTTCAGCGCGAAGAATTGCCGGCAAGTATTGGTTTTTCAACCGTTGATCCTGAATTATCGGCGACTCCGGTTATTAAAAACACCCGGATCAGTGGAGACATCGCGCTCTCTGAATCGCTGGCATTTGGCGGTAATAACGGGGTGCTGATCTTTTCTAAAGGAGACGCCTGA
- a CDS encoding phosphopantetheine-binding protein has protein sequence MSVKEKLKKVLIEDLNLEDVEPEEIEDDMALFGDGLGLDSLDAVELVVIVQKHFGVEIKDMEEGRPAFQTLSTLAQYIEERMA, from the coding sequence ATGAGCGTGAAAGAAAAGCTCAAAAAGGTTCTCATTGAGGATCTGAATCTGGAAGATGTTGAACCAGAAGAAATCGAAGATGATATGGCCTTATTCGGCGATGGATTGGGACTGGATTCCCTTGATGCCGTTGAGCTGGTTGTCATTGTTCAAAAACACTTTGGTGTTGAAATCAAGGATATGGAAGAGGGACGCCCCGCATTCCAGACTCTCAGCACTCTGGCCCAGTACATTGAGGAACGGATGGCTTGA